One Megalopta genalis isolate 19385.01 chromosome 11, iyMegGena1_principal, whole genome shotgun sequence genomic region harbors:
- the LOC117225945 gene encoding uncharacterized protein LOC117225945 isoform X4, protein MSLAETKDRQSSSKPFRASGHYGSTASLKSLAIESSGNGITSLKCLDCNGGSLINLNEEPDASQIRHRSPSLPPIYSKDQQQYLSQNQQRDFGGEGLRYRSGKLQQHDHRAYDRYENPEKSHCGLQSEDREGETSGYASDSVDVPVSTTGTLLPDCKRPGGEMIEKTWQNPYCTTPESSLPPSRRLSDGRIGELNRPRWGSVWGQETTRGDPPPPSWLSRLGHSSQVLVINHESASSSDSSTVGTTGSETSKTYLRGQNIPVDAAILQEREAKRQKALELQNAIKKQLEEKDRQRKEEKERRLREERLEEERIRLEREKEQKRFEEEQRRLKEKEAAKFRQAEAMREVLEAAERLAKEQKKNRRKREETDEDTAISSSRNFDSNSSNASQLDQDCLSERTRQNSSPSSDAQDTKKDRDTSSEKETAGSNDDQKPRNVSERTSSTNDVKSVQVPISKEVAIVLSGRLEDSELLNKANLQLVNLVLTPSPRKLENSSSNLLMGLNSFVHGIGTSRIPSTIVENRLLTPSKYRVTNGRDFGTQTDVENDLQDSREDLQDMTMKNVTMKDRKDATNASKRDIEKSTSEGPVKSHSRSKSQPRTSINSRPQWNANRPGTRYRTQSEKDPHYQRRLRMRRRQVESSDERSRSPSPDRRKLINTKLKTRSLNRQKVKPDSYDADLSMDSLNSIIPLRTDKNGRITIEDNRLERNDKVRSMNDRVNETDNARQSDNENSNVWCGQEILSKLSTLKNGLLMKQIEWNSERCLVSPAASEIF, encoded by the exons ATGTCCTTGGCGGAAACGAAGGACAGGCAATCGTCCTCGAAACCTTTCCGTGCCAGCGGCCATTACGGAAGCACCGCCAGCCTGAAGAGTCTCGCGATCGAGAGCTCCGGAAACGGTATCACGAGCCTAAAGTGTCTCGACTGCAATGGTGGTAGCTTGATAAATCTCAACGAGGAACCGGATGCGTCGCAAATCAGGCACAGAAGCCCGAGCCTACCGCCGATTTACAGCAAGGACCAGCAACAATATCTCTCTCAG AATCAACAACGAGACTTCGGCGGCGAGGGATTGCGTTATCGGTCAGGAAAGCTTCAACAACACGACCATCGGGCCTACGATCGTTACGAGAATCCCGAAAAATCTCATTGCGGCTTGCAGAGCGAGGACCGCGAGGGAGAGACTTCCGGTTACGCCAGCGACTCTGTCGACGTGCCCGTATCGACCACCGGAA CATTGTTACCGGACTGCAAGCGGCCAGGTGGGGAGATGATCGAAAAAACTTGGCAGAATCCTTACTGCACCACACCCGAGAGTTCGTTGCCACCATCGAGGAGATTATCTGATGGCAGAATTGGTGAACTTAACAGGCCAAGGTGGGGCAGTGTCTGGGGTCAGGAAACCACGCGAGGAGATCCACCCCCGCCTTCTTGGCTTTCGAGATTAGGACACTCGAGTCAG GTATTGGTGATCAATCATGAAAGCGCAAGCAGTTCGGACAGTTCGACGGTAGGCACGACCGGGTCTGAGACCAGCAAAACCTATCTTCGTGGCCAAAACATCCCTGTGGACGCAGCCATCCTCCAGGAAAGGGAGGCGAAGAGACAAAAGGCTTTGGAGTTGCAGAACGCGATTAAAAAGCAACTGGAAGAGAAGGATCGACAGAggaaggaagagaaagagaggcgacTGAGAGAAGAACGCTTGGAAGAGGAGCGAATTAGGctcgaaagagaaaaagagcagAAAAG ATTCgaggaagagcagaggagatTGAAAGAGAAGGAAGCGGCGAAGTTCAGACAAGCGGAAGCGATGCGCGAGGTGCTAGAGGCTGCAGAACGTCTGGCCAAGGAGCAAAAGAAGAATCGTCGCAAACGCGAAGAAACAGACGAAGACACTGCCATTAGTTCTTCCAGAAACTTCGACTCGAATAGTTCGAACGCGAGCCAGTTGGATCAAGACTGTCTAAGCGAAAGGACTCGCCAGAATTCGAGTCCTAGCAGCGATGCTCAAGATACGAAGAAGGACAGGGACACGTCGAGCGAGAAGGAAACAGCGGGGAGCAACGACGATCAGAAGCCGCGGAATGTTTCGGAGAGAACTTCGAGCACGAACGACGTCAAATCGGTTCAAGTTCCTATTAGCAAAGAAGTGGCGATAGTGTTGAGCGGTAGACTAGAGGACTCGGAACTGTTGAACAAGGCCAATCTGCAATTGGTGAATCTGGTGTTGACACCGTCGCCCAGGAAACTGGAGAACAGCTCGAGCAATCTGCTCATGGGCTTGAACAGTTTCGTGCACGGTATTGGAACCTCCAGGATTCCGTCAACGATCGTAGAGAATAGACTGCTGACCCCTAGCAAATACAGAGTGACGAACGGTCGAGATTTTGGCACGCAGACCGACGTCGAGAACGATCTTCAAGATTCTCGCGAGGATCTGCAGGACATGACTATGAAGAATGTTACAATGAAGGACCGCAAGGACGCGACGAATGCTAGTAAAAGGGACATTGAAAA GTCCACAAGCGAAGGTCCTGTTAAAAGTCATTCTCGATCAAAATCTCAGCCTAGAACTTCTATTAACTCTAGGCCGCAGTGGAATGCTAATAG ACCAGGAACTCGATATCGAACTCAGAGCGAGAAGGATCCCCATTATCAACGACGGTTACGGATGAGGAGACGCCAAGTTGAATCGAGCGACGAAAGATCTAG GTCACCGTCACCGGACAGAAGGAAACTAATAAACACGAAATTGAAAACACGATCTCTAAACAGGCAAAAAGTGAAGCCGGACAGCTACGACGCAGACCTTTCGATGGACAGTTTGAACTCCATCATACCTCTACGAACCGATAAAAATGGACGGATAACTATCGAGGACAACAGATTAGAGCGAAACGATAAGGTTCGCTCGATGAACGATCGCGTTAACGAGACTGATAATGCCAGACAATCGGACAATGAGAATTCCAATGTCTGGTGCGGACAAGAAATTCTGTCGAAGTTGTCCACtttgaaaaat GGACTATTGATGAAACAAATCGAATGGAATTCCGAGAGATGCTTGGTTTCTCCCGCAGCGTCCGAAATCTTTTAA